In Kogia breviceps isolate mKogBre1 chromosome 19, mKogBre1 haplotype 1, whole genome shotgun sequence, a single genomic region encodes these proteins:
- the SPATA22 gene encoding spermatogenesis-associated protein 22: MKRNINENSTRNTAGCLPVPLFNQKKRNRQPLTSNPLKNDPGISTASDSYDFPPLPTDWAWEAVNPELPPLTKTVNTGQIPHSVSHPLRSQDSVSKSIQLNAERSKSGWSYRDGNKNTTLKTWDRNDFKPQCKRTNLMTNNGINSCPVNLGAQQRKQLRVSESTNLSHLRGSEVLTQTHLSQMSGSTIRSLDKNGALQAFKPNFQQNQFKKKMLDGFPEENTLKKEASYQLKLKEKENSLRIISAVIESMKYWCEHAQKTVLLFEILAVLDSAVTPGPYCSKTFLLRDGKNTLPCVFYEIDRELPRLIRGRVHRCVGNYDQKKNIFKCVSVRPASVSEQKTFQAFVKIVDAEMRYYTNVINEI, encoded by the exons atgaagagaaacataaatgaaaattcaACTCGAAATACAGCAG GCTGTTTGCCCGTACCATTGTTCAATCAGAAAAAGAGGAATAGACAGCCATTAACATCCAATCCACTTAAAAATGATCCAGGTATCAGTACTGCTTCTGACAGTTATGATTTCCCTCCTCTACCAACAG ATTGGGCCTGGGAAGCTGTGAATCCAGAGCTGCCTCCTTTAACGAAAACAGTGAACACAGG GCAAATACCACATTCAGTTTCTCATCCCCTGAGAAGTCAAGATTCTGTGTCTAAATCTATTCAATTAAATGCTGAAAGAAGCAAGAGTGGTTGGAG CTACAGAGATGGCAACAAAAATACCACTTTAAAAACTTGGGATAGAAATGATTTCAAGCCTCAGTGCAAAAGAACAAATCTAATGACAAATAATGGAATAAATTCATGTCCAGTGAATTTGGGAGCTCAACAACGGAAACAATTAAGAGTATCTGAATCTACTAACTTATCTCACCTAAGAGGAAGTGAAGTACTCACACAAACACATTTGTCACAAATGTCTGGCTCCACAATAAGAAGTCTAGACAAAAACGGTGCATTACAGGCATTTAAGCCCAATTTTCAACAaaatcaatttaagaaaaaaatgttggatGGTTTTCCAGAAGAGAACACCCTCAAg aagGAAGCATCATATCAGTTAAAGCTTAAGGAGAAAGAGAATTCTTTAAGAATTATATCTGCAGTTATTGAAAGCATGAAGTACTGGTGTGAACATGCACAGAAAACTGTACTTCTTTTTGAAATATTAG CTGTTCTCGATTCAGCTGTTACACCTGGCCCATATTGTTCAAAGACTTTTCTTCTGAGAGATGGGAAAAATACTCTGCCTTGTGTATTTTATGAAATA gatcGTGAACTTCCAAGACTGATTAGAGGCCGAGTTCATAGGTGTGTTGGAAACTATGaccagaaaaagaatatttttaaatgtgtttctgtCAGACCAGCATCTGTTTCTGAGCAAAAAACTTTCCAAGCATTTGTTAAAATTGTAGATGCTGAAATGAGATATTATACTAATGTAATCAATGAAATTTAA
- the LOC131745970 gene encoding LOW QUALITY PROTEIN: olfactory receptor 1D5-like (The sequence of the model RefSeq protein was modified relative to this genomic sequence to represent the inferred CDS: inserted 2 bases in 2 codons; substituted 1 base at 1 genomic stop codon), protein MHGGNQSGVSEFLFLGIXESAEEQQILFWMFLSMYLITVVGNVLIILAISFDSHLHTPMYLFLDNLSFTDLFFVTNTIPKTLVNLWSQNKPISYAECLTQLYFLVCLVTLDNFILAMMVYDRYVAICCPLHYITDMSPXLCILLLTLCWALSVLYGLFLTLLMTKVTFCGSWSIHYIFCEMYVLLRLACSNTQMIHTPQITTGCFIFFTPLGIMIISYVWIVRTILQIPSPSSKYKAFSTCASHLAVVSLFYGTIGMVYLQPLHTYSMKDSVATVIYAXVTPMMDPFNYSLRNKDMHGSLGRLVFGKAFQRLT, encoded by the exons ATGCATGGAGGCAACCAGAGTGGGGTCTCAGAGTTCCTATTCCTGGGGATCTGAGAGAGTGCTGAAGAGCAGCAGATCCTGTTTTGGATGTTCCTGTCCATGTATCTGATCACAGTGGTGGGAAATGTGCTCATTATCTTGGCCATCAGCTTTGATTCCCACCTGCACACTCCCATGTACTTATTCTTGGACAACCTCTCCTTCACTGACCTCTTCTTTGTTACCAATACAATCCCTAAGACATTGGTGAACCTTTGGTCCCAGAACAAACCCATCTCATATGCAGAGTGTCTGACACAGCTCTACTTCCTGGTCTGCTTGGTAACCCTGGACAACTTCATCCTGGCCATGATGGTATATGACCGCTATGTGGCCATCTGCTGCCCCCTTCACTACATCACAGACATGAGCC GGCTCTGTATTTTGCTCCTCACCTTGTGTTGGGCACTCTCTGTCCTCTATGGCCTCTTCCTCACCCTCCTCATGACCAAGGTGACCTTCTGTGGGTCCTGGAGTATACACTACATCTTCTGTGAGATGTATGTCCTGCTGAGGCTCGCATGTTCGAACACCCAGATGATTCACACACCACAGATTACCACAGGCTGCTTCATCTTCTTCACCCCCTTAGGGATCATGATCATATCCTATGTCTGGATTGTCAGAACTATCCTCCAAATACCCTCACCCTCTAGCAAGTACAAAGCCTTCTCCACCTGTGCCTCCCATTTGGCGGTGGTCTCCCTCTTCTATGGGACAATTGGTATGGTATATCTGCAGCCCCTCCACACCTACTCCATGAAGGACTCAGTAGCCACAGTGATATATG GTGTGACCCCAATGATGGACCCTTTCAACTACAGCCTGAGGAACAAAGACATGCATGGGTCTCTGGGAAGACTCGTCTTTGGGAAAGCCTTCCAGAGGTTGACATGA